One segment of Radiobacillus kanasensis DNA contains the following:
- a CDS encoding YceI family protein → MTKATFKVDPSHSSIDFSVKHMMVSKVKGAFHEFDANIVADPTDLTSAEIEVNVDIKSVDTRNEQRDEHLRSADFFNIENYPKMTFKSTDIKKVGDDEYELTGDLSIAGKSVSETFKVVFEGQGQDPWGNQVFGFSAEGKIKRSDYGITYNAALETGGVLIGDEIKISIELEATKEA, encoded by the coding sequence ATGACTAAAGCAACTTTTAAAGTGGATCCATCCCACTCTAGTATTGATTTCTCGGTAAAACACATGATGGTATCAAAAGTAAAAGGGGCATTCCATGAATTTGATGCCAACATCGTAGCAGATCCAACAGACCTAACTTCTGCAGAAATTGAAGTGAACGTAGACATTAAAAGTGTAGACACACGCAACGAACAACGTGATGAACACCTACGCTCTGCTGACTTTTTCAACATCGAGAACTATCCAAAAATGACGTTCAAGTCTACAGATATTAAAAAAGTAGGCGATGATGAGTATGAATTAACAGGAGATCTAAGTATCGCTGGTAAGTCTGTTTCTGAAACATTCAAAGTTGTATTCGAAGGCCAAGGACAAGATCCATGGGGGAACCAAGTATTTGGTTTTAGTGCAGAAGGTAAAATTAAACGTAGTGACTATGGCATCACTTATAACGCAGCACTAGAAACAGGTGGCGTATTAATCGGTGATGAAATCAAAATTAGCATAGAACTAGAAGCAACAAAAGAAGCTTAA
- the recR gene encoding recombination mediator RecR gives MYYPEPISKLIDSFTKLPGIGPKTAVRLAFFVLNMKEDDVLDFAKSLVNAKRELTHCSICGHITDEDPCAICQDDSRDSSLICVVQDPKDVIAMEKMKEFRGKYHVLHGAISPMDGIGPEDINVPSLLNRLKDEEVEELILATNPNIEGEATAMYISRLVRPSGIKTTRIAHGLPMGGDLEYADEVTLSKALEGRREL, from the coding sequence ATGTACTATCCTGAACCGATATCCAAGCTGATAGATAGCTTTACAAAACTGCCAGGAATCGGACCGAAAACTGCGGTTCGACTGGCTTTTTTTGTTTTGAATATGAAAGAGGATGATGTGCTAGATTTTGCCAAATCGTTAGTAAATGCAAAACGAGAACTGACGCATTGTTCAATTTGTGGGCATATTACAGATGAAGATCCTTGTGCGATTTGTCAGGATGACTCCCGGGATAGCTCCCTTATTTGTGTCGTACAGGATCCGAAAGATGTTATCGCGATGGAAAAAATGAAAGAATTCCGTGGGAAATATCATGTCTTACATGGTGCTATCTCTCCAATGGATGGCATTGGTCCAGAGGACATTAATGTTCCTTCTCTATTAAATCGATTGAAGGACGAAGAAGTGGAAGAATTAATTTTGGCAACGAACCCGAACATAGAAGGGGAAGCTACAGCTATGTATATATCCAGATTAGTTCGACCTTCTGGTATTAAAACAACTCGTATCGCGCATGGTTTACCTATGGGTGGAGATTTGGAGTATGCAGATGAGGTAACATTGTCAAAAGCACTTGAAGGAAGACGTGAACTGTAA
- a CDS encoding LCP family protein produces MEQNKRTKLRKQQKKRKVKKGVLFTVLLILILILSFGGYLFYQAYDAAKESHQDLDREGNKSELREKAVTIGKDPISILLLGIENYSSNGKDGRADTQIVVTLNPDTDQMTMTTVPRDTMIELTADQVTSEYAGTHRINASYTFGSITGYGGNKLAVKKVEELLDVPIDHYIAVDFKGFRDIVDALGGVTIDIKEPFWEKDIYNNNERIYFEQGEAHLSGAEALAFVRMRKRDVNASYSRDERQRQFISASIDEAVSAGTIFKVGEITDILGENVQTSLSPTEIYALQKAYSSMSSSKIKTFEIPGEDQIINDLYYFIPDEVGLKETTIKIKQALDLPVSETELDSSTDTDTTTETEEDSTY; encoded by the coding sequence TTGGAACAAAATAAACGTACAAAATTAAGAAAACAACAAAAGAAACGGAAAGTAAAAAAAGGGGTGCTCTTTACCGTCTTATTGATCTTAATTCTTATCCTTTCATTCGGTGGATACCTATTTTATCAAGCATATGACGCTGCTAAGGAATCTCATCAGGATTTAGATCGAGAAGGAAACAAATCTGAACTACGAGAAAAAGCAGTTACCATCGGAAAAGATCCTATCTCCATTCTTTTACTTGGAATAGAAAATTATTCATCAAATGGTAAAGATGGACGAGCTGATACACAGATTGTTGTCACTTTAAACCCAGATACGGACCAAATGACAATGACAACCGTACCTAGAGATACGATGATTGAATTGACCGCAGATCAAGTAACCTCAGAATACGCAGGGACGCATCGAATAAACGCATCCTATACGTTCGGTTCTATTACCGGATATGGTGGGAACAAGTTAGCAGTAAAGAAAGTGGAAGAACTGCTTGATGTACCAATTGATCATTATATTGCTGTCGATTTCAAAGGCTTCCGAGACATTGTAGATGCCCTTGGTGGGGTAACCATTGATATTAAGGAACCTTTCTGGGAAAAGGATATCTATAATAACAACGAGCGAATTTACTTTGAACAAGGGGAGGCCCATCTCAGTGGAGCTGAAGCGCTCGCGTTCGTGCGTATGCGTAAACGAGATGTGAATGCTAGCTATTCGAGAGATGAAAGACAACGTCAGTTTATCTCAGCGTCCATTGATGAAGCTGTTTCAGCAGGGACCATTTTTAAAGTAGGAGAAATAACCGACATCCTTGGGGAAAACGTTCAAACAAGCCTATCCCCAACTGAAATTTATGCTTTACAAAAAGCCTATTCATCCATGAGCTCCTCCAAGATTAAAACATTTGAAATCCCCGGGGAGGATCAAATTATTAACGACTTGTATTACTTCATTCCTGATGAAGTTGGCCTGAAGGAAACAACTATAAAAATAAAACAAGCACTTGACTTACCGGTTAGCGAAACCGAATTGGACTCAAGTACCGATACAGACACAACAACAGAAACAGAAGAGGACTCCACTTACTAA
- a CDS encoding spore germination protein encodes MIRNRIVRRSRTTQQSTPKQVTKLYYDFQQNIDHIKQLYTYGTNRDFQSREFTAKGPQKKVNIFFYTSIVDTKKINQDILKPLVEFEGKSLENILTTENITTLYDFEAVINHINSGKAVLIIEECDYALSVEVSNFQHRAVEKPENENVLKGPKEAFTESSIINLSLIRKRIHNKQLIAEGVNVGERYTMEATLLYIDDVVNKDILQNVKKRLHDIKSDGIRNIELLEQYLEERPYSIIPTILYTERPDRAASFLEDGFVVLIMDNSSSCLILPATFWSFIHSPEDRYLSFMFGNFSRIIRFLAFFTAMFVSAFYIAITNFHSEMIPPDLLLAITSARERVPFPAVVEVLLMEMAFELIREAGIRIPSPLGPTIGIVGALILGQAAVQANIVSPIVVIIAALSGLSSFAVASIDMNYTVRISRYIFMFAASFFGIFSLVGAFLLWIMYLVSIKSFGVSFLSPMTPTYKSPKDTIIRNNLLKKELFRPGQIKPQDKAKKDENG; translated from the coding sequence GTGATTCGGAATAGAATAGTGCGTCGCTCTCGCACTACTCAGCAATCAACTCCTAAACAAGTAACGAAACTGTATTATGACTTTCAACAAAACATTGATCACATCAAACAATTATATACATATGGAACAAATCGAGATTTTCAATCTAGAGAATTTACAGCTAAAGGACCACAAAAAAAGGTAAACATTTTCTTTTATACATCCATCGTAGATACGAAAAAAATCAATCAAGACATTTTGAAACCGTTAGTAGAATTCGAAGGAAAAAGCTTGGAAAACATCCTTACAACAGAAAATATAACGACACTTTATGATTTCGAAGCAGTTATTAACCACATCAATAGTGGCAAGGCTGTACTTATTATAGAGGAATGCGACTATGCTCTTTCCGTTGAAGTTTCTAACTTTCAACATAGGGCAGTTGAGAAACCTGAAAATGAAAATGTCCTCAAAGGACCTAAGGAGGCATTTACAGAGTCGTCCATCATCAATCTGTCTCTTATCCGTAAAAGAATTCATAACAAGCAACTGATTGCGGAAGGCGTTAATGTTGGGGAACGCTACACAATGGAAGCTACTCTTTTATACATTGATGATGTAGTCAATAAAGATATTTTACAAAACGTGAAGAAAAGATTACATGACATAAAGTCAGATGGTATTCGCAATATTGAATTATTAGAACAATATTTAGAAGAACGACCATACTCCATTATACCGACCATTCTTTACACAGAACGTCCTGATCGAGCTGCCTCGTTTCTAGAAGATGGGTTCGTTGTGTTAATCATGGATAACTCTTCTTCTTGCTTAATATTGCCTGCAACCTTTTGGTCCTTTATTCACTCACCAGAGGACCGGTACTTAAGCTTTATGTTTGGGAATTTCTCTAGAATCATTCGCTTTTTAGCGTTCTTTACAGCTATGTTCGTTTCAGCTTTTTACATAGCAATTACTAATTTCCACAGTGAAATGATTCCCCCAGATCTCTTATTGGCCATTACGAGTGCTAGAGAGCGGGTTCCATTTCCTGCAGTCGTGGAAGTATTACTCATGGAAATGGCCTTTGAGTTAATAAGAGAGGCCGGGATTCGAATTCCAAGTCCACTTGGTCCTACGATTGGAATTGTTGGGGCACTAATACTAGGACAAGCAGCTGTACAAGCAAACATTGTTAGTCCAATCGTTGTTATTATTGCTGCATTATCAGGACTATCTTCTTTTGCAGTAGCTAGTATAGACATGAATTATACGGTGCGAATTTCTAGATATATTTTCATGTTTGCTGCTTCCTTTTTCGGCATTTTTTCCTTAGTTGGTGCTTTCTTGTTATGGATTATGTACCTTGTTTCCATTAAATCATTCGGTGTTTCCTTTCTATCACCGATGACACCAACCTATAAATCACCAAAGGATACGATTATTCGCAACAACTTATTGAAAAAAGAATTATTTAGACCTGGACAAATTAAACCGCAAGATAAAGCAAAAAAGGACGAAAATGGTTAG
- a CDS encoding YbaB/EbfC family nucleoid-associated protein, whose translation MRGGGNMNKMMKQMQKMQKDMMKAQEDLQEMSFEASAGGGMVKVVANGKKEIVEVEIKEEVVDPDDVEMLQDLIITATNDVLKQVEDKTNDTMGQFTKGLNLPGGMF comes from the coding sequence ATGCGTGGTGGTGGAAATATGAATAAAATGATGAAGCAAATGCAAAAAATGCAAAAAGATATGATGAAGGCTCAAGAAGATCTTCAGGAAATGTCATTTGAAGCATCTGCTGGTGGTGGAATGGTCAAAGTGGTGGCCAACGGTAAAAAAGAAATTGTAGAGGTAGAAATTAAAGAAGAAGTAGTCGATCCAGATGATGTGGAAATGCTTCAAGATTTAATTATTACAGCAACGAATGATGTATTAAAACAAGTAGAAGATAAAACAAATGATACAATGGGACAATTTACAAAGGGCTTAAATTTACCTGGAGGAATGTTCTAG
- a CDS encoding YaaL family protein gives MFGKKIKRKEIDEQLLDRTYQLKHEWMSLKSIIEKSVEPSEQGLFDLAIAEAKYFYLLKEARHRKISARF, from the coding sequence GTGTTTGGAAAAAAGATCAAGCGAAAAGAGATAGACGAACAACTATTAGATAGAACGTATCAATTAAAACATGAGTGGATGAGCTTAAAATCCATTATAGAAAAAAGTGTGGAGCCAAGCGAGCAGGGATTGTTTGACCTCGCAATAGCAGAAGCGAAATACTTCTATCTATTAAAAGAGGCAAGACATAGAAAAATAAGTGCACGCTTTTAA
- the acsA gene encoding acetate--CoA ligase produces the protein MDMQPIAARPGNHNLANYEEKRDSFNWEEVKKNFSWYETGKVNAAYETIDRHAENPDKKDQAALIYSAPDREEVLTFDQLKKASNRFANVLKNQGVKKGDRVFLFMPRSPEFYASFFGILKVGAIAGPLFEAFMEQAVRDRLEDSEATMLITTPELLGRVPEKELPNLEKVVLVGDSSDIPEGYIDYYKETEQASEEFDIEWVDLEDGMLLHYTSGSTGKPKGVYHVHNAMIQHYATADWVIDLKEDDIYWCTADPGWVTGTSYGIFAPWLHGVTNVIRGGRFTPESWYGTIDKHDVTVWYSAPTAFRKLVSSGVDVLKQFDMSSLRHVMSVGEPLNPEVITWGMKALDLRIHDTWWMTETGAMLIVNYPTMDIRPGSMGKPIPGVEAAIVDDQGNVLPPNQMGNLAIKQGWPSMMRAIWKNPGKYESYFINGWYVSGDSAYMDEDGYFWFQGRLDDVINTSGERVGPFEVESKLIEHAAVAEAGVIGKPDPERGEIIKAFITLNDGYEATDELLEDIRVFVKTGLSAHAAPREIEIKDTIPKTRSGKIMRRLLKSWELGLPTGDTSTLEE, from the coding sequence ATGGATATGCAACCAATCGCAGCGAGACCAGGAAACCACAATCTAGCGAACTATGAGGAGAAACGCGATTCTTTTAATTGGGAAGAGGTAAAAAAGAATTTTAGTTGGTATGAGACCGGAAAGGTTAATGCAGCGTACGAGACAATCGATCGACATGCGGAGAATCCGGACAAAAAGGACCAAGCAGCATTAATCTATTCTGCTCCTGATCGTGAAGAGGTATTAACCTTTGACCAATTAAAAAAAGCGAGTAACCGATTCGCTAATGTTTTGAAAAATCAAGGTGTTAAGAAAGGCGATCGCGTATTTCTATTTATGCCTAGAAGCCCAGAGTTTTATGCAAGCTTCTTTGGAATCTTAAAGGTAGGGGCTATTGCCGGTCCTCTTTTCGAAGCTTTTATGGAGCAAGCAGTTCGGGATCGCTTGGAAGATAGTGAGGCAACCATGCTCATTACAACGCCTGAATTATTAGGCCGTGTTCCAGAAAAGGAATTACCTAATTTAGAAAAAGTAGTGCTCGTTGGGGATTCATCTGATATACCAGAAGGATACATTGACTATTATAAAGAAACGGAACAAGCTTCCGAAGAATTTGATATAGAATGGGTCGACCTTGAAGATGGAATGCTCCTTCACTATACCTCGGGTTCAACCGGAAAGCCAAAAGGGGTTTATCATGTTCACAACGCGATGATCCAGCACTACGCAACAGCTGATTGGGTTATCGATTTAAAAGAGGATGATATTTACTGGTGTACGGCTGATCCAGGCTGGGTTACTGGAACGAGCTATGGAATTTTTGCTCCATGGTTACATGGGGTCACAAATGTGATTCGTGGAGGACGTTTTACTCCAGAATCGTGGTATGGCACGATTGACAAACATGATGTTACGGTTTGGTATTCAGCTCCAACAGCATTTAGAAAGCTTGTGAGTTCCGGAGTGGATGTTCTAAAGCAATTTGATATGAGTTCGTTACGCCATGTGATGAGCGTTGGGGAACCATTGAATCCAGAAGTTATTACTTGGGGTATGAAAGCACTAGACTTGCGCATTCATGATACGTGGTGGATGACTGAAACAGGTGCCATGTTAATTGTAAACTATCCTACTATGGACATTCGTCCTGGTTCGATGGGGAAACCAATTCCTGGCGTAGAAGCGGCGATTGTTGATGACCAAGGAAATGTACTACCACCAAACCAAATGGGGAACCTAGCGATTAAACAAGGCTGGCCATCCATGATGCGTGCGATCTGGAAAAATCCAGGAAAATACGAAAGCTACTTTATTAATGGATGGTATGTTTCTGGAGATAGTGCTTATATGGATGAAGATGGCTATTTCTGGTTCCAAGGAAGACTAGATGATGTCATCAATACATCTGGAGAGCGTGTGGGACCGTTTGAAGTAGAAAGTAAGCTTATTGAACATGCTGCTGTAGCAGAAGCGGGTGTTATCGGGAAGCCTGATCCAGAGCGTGGAGAGATTATTAAAGCATTTATAACATTAAATGATGGATACGAAGCAACTGATGAATTGCTAGAAGATATCCGAGTTTTTGTTAAAACAGGCTTAAGTGCACACGCAGCACCAAGAGAAATAGAGATAAAAGATACGATTCCGAAAACACGAAGCGGAAAAATTATGCGTCGTTTATTGAAATCTTGGGAGTTAGGTTTGCCGACTGGAGACACTTCAACATTAGAGGAATAA
- the dnaX gene encoding DNA polymerase III subunit gamma/tau, which yields MTYQALYRVWRPKSFADVVGQTHITRTLQNAIVQEKFTHAYLFSGPRGTGKTSAAKIFAKTLNCEQSPVKEPCNECSACRGIQDGSISDVIEIDAASNNGVEQIRDIRDKVKYAPSSVPYKVYIIDEVHMLSIGAFNALLKTLEEPPKHVIFILATTEPHKIPLTIISRCQRFDFKRITQSSMVERMQHITESEGLTVSKEALEAVAISAEGGMRDALSLLDQAISYSEDEVSIEDVLAVTGSVSQDAMVQIITKIYEKDIQETLRLVDIFIQEGKDPGRFVFDLIYYLRDVLLYQSAPGLAEILERAVLNDSFKELAGKVSPAWIQEAISYLNECQQEMKWTNSPKVFIEIAILKMADIQASATGPAFDNEVIQRLEQKINSLEKELNNIKANPPQVSGQQPSAPAPKRTQTKSTKNSYRVPFERIRQVLSEASKPNLKMVQENWARFMDALKKQNAPAHATIQNSKPRAASDNALVVAFRYEIHCSLALDHKQTIESLITDTMGKELSIIPIPESDWQDIREDFVKKQRQQEAGENGEAEEDDPVVSEARKLFGDDLLEIHDQ from the coding sequence ATGACTTACCAAGCACTCTATCGTGTATGGCGACCGAAAAGCTTCGCGGATGTTGTAGGACAAACACATATCACGAGAACTTTACAAAATGCTATCGTTCAAGAAAAATTTACACATGCTTATCTTTTTTCTGGCCCTCGTGGTACAGGAAAGACTAGTGCTGCCAAAATTTTCGCGAAAACGCTCAATTGTGAACAGTCTCCTGTTAAAGAACCGTGTAATGAATGCTCCGCTTGTCGAGGTATTCAAGATGGTTCGATCTCTGATGTCATTGAAATTGATGCTGCTTCTAATAATGGGGTAGAACAAATCCGTGATATTCGGGATAAAGTAAAATACGCACCGAGCTCTGTCCCATATAAAGTGTATATCATTGATGAAGTTCACATGTTGTCTATTGGTGCTTTTAATGCGTTATTAAAAACCTTGGAAGAACCACCTAAGCATGTCATCTTTATTTTGGCTACGACAGAGCCTCATAAAATTCCTTTAACCATCATCTCGAGATGTCAACGATTTGATTTTAAACGAATTACGCAAAGTTCTATGGTAGAAAGAATGCAACATATCACAGAGTCAGAAGGATTAACGGTAAGTAAAGAGGCTCTGGAAGCCGTTGCGATTTCCGCAGAAGGTGGAATGCGCGATGCCCTTAGTCTATTAGACCAAGCAATTTCGTATAGTGAAGATGAGGTCTCTATAGAGGACGTACTTGCGGTAACAGGCTCAGTTTCTCAAGATGCAATGGTACAAATTATTACGAAGATTTATGAGAAGGATATACAAGAAACCCTTCGCTTAGTGGATATCTTTATTCAAGAAGGAAAAGATCCTGGGCGATTTGTGTTTGATTTGATTTATTACTTGCGGGATGTCCTTTTATATCAAAGTGCACCAGGATTAGCGGAAATTTTGGAACGAGCCGTTTTAAATGATTCCTTTAAGGAATTGGCGGGGAAAGTAAGCCCTGCTTGGATCCAAGAAGCCATTTCTTACTTAAATGAGTGTCAGCAAGAAATGAAATGGACGAACAGCCCAAAAGTATTTATAGAAATTGCCATTTTGAAAATGGCTGATATTCAAGCTAGTGCAACAGGTCCCGCTTTTGATAACGAAGTGATCCAAAGATTAGAGCAAAAGATCAATAGTCTAGAAAAAGAATTAAATAATATCAAAGCAAATCCACCGCAGGTGAGTGGACAGCAGCCATCTGCTCCTGCACCGAAACGAACCCAAACAAAATCCACGAAAAATAGTTATCGAGTGCCGTTTGAAAGAATTCGCCAAGTCCTTAGTGAAGCGTCTAAACCAAATTTAAAAATGGTACAAGAAAATTGGGCGCGTTTTATGGATGCTTTGAAAAAGCAAAATGCACCTGCCCATGCCACCATTCAGAACAGTAAACCAAGAGCAGCATCAGATAATGCTCTCGTTGTAGCTTTTCGTTATGAGATTCACTGTTCGCTTGCTTTAGACCATAAACAAACGATAGAATCTTTAATAACGGATACGATGGGTAAGGAGCTATCTATCATTCCGATACCTGAATCAGATTGGCAAGATATTAGGGAAGACTTTGTTAAGAAACAACGTCAGCAAGAAGCGGGTGAGAATGGGGAAGCGGAAGAAGACGACCCTGTTGTTAGCGAAGCTAGAAAGCTTTTTGGTGACGATTTATTAGAAATTCATGATCAATAA
- a CDS encoding pro-sigmaK processing inhibitor BofA family protein, translating to MDATVVIIGVVALIAILLIVGAPLKPMRFLAKGTVKLVIGVLFLFFFNVFGASLGLHLPINIFTAVVAGFLGIPGLASLTAVHIFIL from the coding sequence TTGGATGCTACTGTAGTCATTATAGGTGTTGTTGCATTAATTGCGATTCTTTTAATTGTAGGCGCACCACTAAAGCCGATGCGATTTTTAGCAAAAGGCACGGTGAAGCTAGTTATTGGAGTTCTGTTTTTATTCTTTTTCAATGTATTTGGTGCATCGTTAGGATTACATCTACCGATAAATATATTTACAGCTGTAGTGGCAGGTTTTTTAGGAATACCAGGATTAGCGTCATTAACAGCTGTTCATATCTTTATCTTGTAA
- a CDS encoding LysM peptidoglycan-binding domain-containing protein has translation MQIHVVSSGDTLYNIARRYGTTVDAIAAVNELNQADPLVIGQALYIPIIGEFYEVQQGDTLYSIGQRFGIDYRELARINNISVNTPLSVGTRLYIPQPDQQSIEVNAYIEPLGGNVSEALENAAEKNAPYLTYLAPFSYRVSRDGSLIAPPLNNFKTIAEQNNAGLMMVVTNLEGGEFSDTLGQLIVTNPEIQNTLLDNIIATAQSVGFRDVHFDFEYLPPANREDYNQFLRKAKERLSTAGLLMSTALAPKTSATQEGAWYEAHDYAAHGEIADFVVLMTYEWGYSGGPARAVSPIGPVREVVEYALTEMPANKVMLGQNLYGYDWTLPYVAGGEYAKALSPQQAIQLARRENVAISYDEEAQAPFFRYFDDAGKEHEVWFEDARSILAKFNLIRELDLRGISYWKLGLAFPQNWQILDAMFDIEKQD, from the coding sequence GTGCAAATCCATGTCGTAAGTTCAGGGGATACCCTCTATAATATTGCAAGACGCTACGGTACGACGGTTGATGCAATTGCAGCTGTGAATGAATTGAACCAAGCTGATCCACTCGTTATTGGGCAAGCCTTGTACATCCCAATTATTGGAGAGTTTTATGAAGTTCAGCAAGGAGACACCCTATATAGCATCGGACAACGCTTTGGTATCGATTATCGAGAATTAGCTCGAATCAACAATATTTCTGTTAATACCCCATTATCTGTGGGTACACGGTTATACATTCCACAGCCAGACCAACAGAGTATTGAAGTGAATGCTTATATTGAGCCATTAGGAGGAAACGTATCCGAAGCCCTAGAGAATGCAGCCGAAAAAAACGCTCCGTATCTCACTTATTTGGCTCCATTCAGCTATCGAGTATCCCGTGACGGAAGCTTGATTGCTCCACCACTAAACAATTTTAAAACGATTGCGGAGCAAAATAATGCTGGTTTAATGATGGTTGTTACGAACTTAGAAGGTGGAGAATTTAGTGATACCCTCGGACAACTAATTGTTACAAACCCAGAAATTCAAAACACATTATTAGATAATATTATTGCAACTGCTCAGTCCGTAGGATTCCGCGATGTTCACTTTGACTTTGAGTATTTACCTCCGGCTAATAGAGAAGATTACAATCAGTTCTTAAGAAAGGCAAAGGAACGACTTTCCACTGCTGGCCTATTAATGTCCACGGCGTTAGCTCCAAAAACAAGTGCAACCCAAGAAGGGGCTTGGTATGAAGCACATGATTATGCTGCCCATGGGGAAATTGCGGATTTCGTTGTATTAATGACCTATGAGTGGGGCTATAGTGGCGGGCCAGCAAGGGCTGTTTCACCGATTGGACCTGTTCGAGAAGTAGTTGAGTACGCTTTAACCGAAATGCCGGCTAATAAAGTTATGCTAGGTCAAAATCTATACGGATACGATTGGACCTTGCCATATGTAGCTGGTGGTGAATATGCAAAAGCATTAAGCCCACAACAAGCCATCCAACTCGCAAGACGAGAAAATGTAGCTATTTCTTATGATGAAGAAGCACAAGCACCGTTCTTTAGGTATTTTGATGATGCCGGTAAGGAACATGAAGTTTGGTTCGAAGACGCTCGTTCTATCTTAGCGAAATTCAACCTTATTCGCGAGCTTGATTTACGAGGCATTAGTTATTGGAAATTAGGGTTAGCATTTCCACAAAACTGGCAGATTCTTGACGCAATGTTCGACATTGAAAAACAAGATTAG
- a CDS encoding DUF421 domain-containing protein: MSWTFIFNSFLMVLVGVFFLRIAGRKSISQMTLVQTVIMISIGSVIIQPIIETSILRTTVVTGIFVLSLIALEWIQLKSNKLEKFITGKSRIVIQNGEILPQELKKHRLTVDQLEMFLRQQGIANIKDVKTATIEPNGQLGYELKEDARPLTVGEFKKMLGPFIQQQSSNKNSSSNKDELFNEINQNHKESHPTYLQ; encoded by the coding sequence GTGAGTTGGACTTTTATCTTTAATAGTTTCCTAATGGTCTTGGTCGGTGTCTTTTTCCTACGAATAGCCGGAAGAAAGTCCATTTCTCAAATGACATTAGTTCAAACAGTCATCATGATTTCAATTGGTTCTGTCATTATTCAACCTATTATTGAGACAAGCATTCTTCGTACAACCGTTGTGACCGGTATTTTTGTATTGTCCTTAATAGCTTTAGAATGGATACAGCTTAAATCAAACAAGTTAGAAAAATTTATTACTGGAAAATCGCGGATTGTTATTCAAAATGGGGAGATTCTCCCACAAGAGTTAAAAAAACATCGATTAACAGTGGATCAATTAGAGATGTTTCTTCGGCAACAAGGAATTGCGAATATTAAAGATGTAAAAACAGCTACCATTGAACCAAATGGTCAGCTTGGGTATGAACTGAAAGAAGATGCTCGACCGTTAACAGTTGGTGAATTCAAAAAAATGCTGGGACCATTCATACAACAGCAAAGCAGTAATAAAAATTCGAGTTCCAATAAAGATGAGCTATTCAATGAAATAAACCAAAACCATAAAGAAAGCCATCCGACCTATTTACAATAA
- the tadA gene encoding tRNA adenosine(34) deaminase TadA encodes MNDTYFMQLALDEARKASAKGEAPIGAVIVHDRSVIATGFNQREVDQTTASHAEMIVIERANQVIGSWRLEECTLYVTLEPCPMCAGTIVQARIPKVVFGAYDPKAGCAGSIMNLLEEPRFNHRAEVVGGVLQKECGEVLRQFFKELRERKKNQLES; translated from the coding sequence ATGAACGATACCTATTTTATGCAACTAGCATTGGATGAAGCTAGAAAGGCATCTGCAAAGGGAGAAGCCCCCATTGGAGCTGTAATCGTGCATGACAGAAGCGTGATTGCAACTGGTTTTAATCAGAGGGAAGTAGACCAAACGACAGCATCACATGCTGAAATGATTGTCATTGAACGAGCGAACCAGGTAATAGGGAGCTGGCGGTTAGAGGAATGCACGTTATATGTCACGTTGGAGCCCTGCCCAATGTGTGCAGGAACGATTGTACAAGCTCGAATTCCAAAAGTGGTATTTGGGGCGTATGACCCGAAAGCGGGTTGTGCTGGATCGATTATGAATTTATTGGAGGAACCTCGCTTCAACCACCGGGCTGAAGTAGTTGGTGGTGTTCTTCAAAAGGAATGTGGAGAAGTACTTCGACAATTTTTTAAGGAATTACGTGAGAGAAAAAAGAATCAGTTGGAATCGTAA